The DNA region GCAACGCCACCTCAGCAAGCTCCAATGGGGGAGAAAAATAAGGAACGCAGCTTAACTTAAGGAACCAGGTTAAGCAACCCccattggagttgctctaaggtTGACATAAAGGGTGAATCTTTGGCAAATATGAAAAGACTTAGACTTCTCATGATCAGCAATGCACATGTTTCAGATGATATTCGATATCTGTCTAATGAGCTAAGGTTAATTGATTGGCCAGGATACCCTTCTTCAACTCTACCACCAAACTTCCATCCAAAGAGGCTTATTTCTGTAAACTTGAGTTGTAGTTGTAGTCACATCAAACAGTTGTGGAAGGGTGCTAAGGTATGTTGTTTCTTTAAACTTGAGTTGTAGTCGCGTCAAACACTTGTTGTTTAATAACATAGCTAACAGTCTTTGCTTTTTATTTTACTAATGATGCTTGTCCTCAGATATTCAAAGACTTGAAACTTGTATCCTTTAGCTGCTGTGAATACCTCACTGAAATTCTAGACTTCTCAATGATTCCAAACCTTGAAAGTCTCAGCCTAGACAACTGTAAAAGTTTAACCAAGGTGCATGAGTCTGTTGGGTCTCTTGATAAGCTTGTTACTTTGAACTTTCTATTATGCTCCAATCTCAAGACTCTTCCGAGTCGTCTCAAGTTAAAATCTCTACGAACTCTCCTCCTTACTGGCTGCTCAAAGGTTAGAAAGTTTCCTGAGATTGTTGAGAAAATGGAACATCTTCACGAGATTCTTCTCCAAGGGACTGCAATTGAAGAACTACCAAAGTCAATAGAATATCTGATTGGGCTAAAAGTCTTACTCTTGGATTCTTGCCAAAAGCTTGAGCATCTTCCCAGTAGCATTCAGAATTTGCAATACCTTACTGAACTTTGTCTCACTGGCTGCTCTAAGCTCCAGGAGCTTCCAAAGCTTCCACTAAACACAAGATATATAGACACAAGTAATTGTAGATCATTGGAAAGGTTTCCAACATTATCCAGCCCATCAAATTTGAGTGCAGAGGAATTCCCAAGGTTTTCTCGAATGATGTTCATCAACTGCCGTAAACTAATTAATAAGCAAGTTCAAGACCACATGACAAGTCTCTTTTACAATGAGGTCAGTGCTTCTCAAGATTGAACTATCTTAAAAGTTTAAGCTGTTGAGTAAAGAACACTTGATGGTTTCTATCAGTGCTAAATGCTTGCTTGTGTTCCTCATGCAAAACATTTAGGGACTAAAGTTGATTTTAATGTTTCAGGAATCTACTGATGAAGTTATGCTTCCAGGGAGCAATGTCCCAGATTGGTTTCAACATCAGAGTACCAACGGTTCAATTTCTCTTGATATAGCTTCAAAATTATATGGTAAGCATGTGGAGTTGTTTTTTTGTGCAGTTTTTGAGGTGGACAAAGGTGCTACTACCACTGGTATGTTTTCATGTATATATGAGGTGATCACCAATGATCAAAAGACACTTGCAATAGCCAGAAATTTTGAGTCACTTGAGTCAAGTCATGTATGGCCGACTAGGATAAAACCTGGTCGTTTGATGTGGCGCCTCAACGGTACGCATTATTGGAATCACTTTGAGATTTCATTTGGGATATCTGAAGTGTCTTCAAAGGTGAAAGTAAAAGCATCCCTTAAAAGTTGTGGTTTCCATATTTCGTTCAATCAAGAAAGCTATCTGCTTGATCATGAATCAGTTAGGAGGTACACAGGGTGAAGTGGTGAACGATATGCTATACCATATAGGTAATGCATAACAGAATGGATCATTAGTGACATTGTTATATTTTTAGGGTCTAACGTATTTAATTTTTGTGAAGAGAGACAGACACAACATGACAAGTTTATGTAACATGAGCGGAGTCAATGTATGTCTAATTAAGCATATGAGTAATAAAAGATTAACAAGGAAAGAGAATGAAAGTTAAAATGATCTTCTCACTTTATAATTCAAAAACATGCATATAAGATTTCAGGTTAGAATTTATTCATTACAGAAGAGTAAAGATTATGTTGCACTGGTACAAAAAGTGCAGTCGATATATTTATATTACATAAAATCTGATTCTGCCTTGATCCACTATGGAACAAGGTTGATCAGTCATGTACAAATTCACTCCTAGCTAATAACTGACACCAATAGCATAATTCCTGCCTCTTAGCCACTCAGATGGACTTATTTTTATCCAACCCCATTTCTCCCATGTTTTCTAGCCAGAGATTTCAGCATATATTGTTGAATAATAGGATAAACCCAATC from Lotus japonicus ecotype B-129 chromosome 2, LjGifu_v1.2 includes:
- the LOC130738584 gene encoding disease resistance protein RPV1-like isoform X1, coding for MKRLRLLMISNAHVSDDIRYLSNELRLIDWPGYPSSTLPPNFHPKRLISVNLSCSCSHIKQLWKGAKIFKDLKLVSFSCCEYLTEILDFSMIPNLESLSLDNCKSLTKVHESVGSLDKLVTLNFLLCSNLKTLPSRLKLKSLRTLLLTGCSKVRKFPEIVEKMEHLHEILLQGTAIEELPKSIEYLIGLKVLLLDSCQKLEHLPSSIQNLQYLTELCLTGCSKLQELPKLPLNTRYIDTSNCRSLERFPTLSSPSNLSAEEFPRFSRMMFINCRKLINKQVQDHMTSLFYNEESTDEVMLPGSNVPDWFQHQSTNGSISLDIASKLYGKHVELFFCAVFEVDKGATTTGMFSCIYEVITNDQKTLAIARNFESLESSHVWPTRIKPGRLMWRLNGTHYWNHFEISFGISEVSSKVKVKASLKSCGFHISFNQESYLLDHESVRRYTG
- the LOC130738584 gene encoding disease resistance protein RPP2B-like isoform X2 — its product is MQASRSEIGGLKAQRSAVAESEAQRLIGYPSSTLPPNFHPKRLISVNLSCSCSHIKQLWKGAKIFKDLKLVSFSCCEYLTEILDFSMIPNLESLSLDNCKSLTKVHESVGSLDKLVTLNFLLCSNLKTLPSRLKLKSLRTLLLTGCSKVRKFPEIVEKMEHLHEILLQGTAIEELPKSIEYLIGLKVLLLDSCQKLEHLPSSIQNLQYLTELCLTGCSKLQELPKLPLNTRYIDTSNCRSLERFPTLSSPSNLSAEEFPRFSRMMFINCRKLINKQVQDHMTSLFYNEESTDEVMLPGSNVPDWFQHQSTNGSISLDIASKLYGKHVELFFCAVFEVDKGATTTGMFSCIYEVITNDQKTLAIARNFESLESSHVWPTRIKPGRLMWRLNGTHYWNHFEISFGISEVSSKVKVKASLKSCGFHISFNQESYLLDHESVRRYTG
- the LOC130738584 gene encoding disease resistance protein RPS4B-like isoform X3 — protein: MIPNLESLSLDNCKSLTKVHESVGSLDKLVTLNFLLCSNLKTLPSRLKLKSLRTLLLTGCSKVRKFPEIVEKMEHLHEILLQGTAIEELPKSIEYLIGLKVLLLDSCQKLEHLPSSIQNLQYLTELCLTGCSKLQELPKLPLNTRYIDTSNCRSLERFPTLSSPSNLSAEEFPRFSRMMFINCRKLINKQVQDHMTSLFYNEESTDEVMLPGSNVPDWFQHQSTNGSISLDIASKLYGKHVELFFCAVFEVDKGATTTGMFSCIYEVITNDQKTLAIARNFESLESSHVWPTRIKPGRLMWRLNGTHYWNHFEISFGISEVSSKVKVKASLKSCGFHISFNQESYLLDHESVRRYTG